In one window of Echeneis naucrates chromosome 17, fEcheNa1.1, whole genome shotgun sequence DNA:
- the LOC115057323 gene encoding pancreatic alpha-amylase-like: MKLFILVALFGLGLAQHNPHIRHGRTSIVHLFEWRWADIAAECERFLGPNGFGGVQISPPNEHIILDSPWRPWWQRYQPISYNLCSRSGSEDELRDMITRCNNVGVNIYVDAVINHMCGNTGGEGTHSSCGSWFSASRKDFPSVPYSHWDFNDNKCKTSSGDIENYADAYQVRDCRLVGLLDLALEKDYVRGKVADFMNKLIDMGVAGFRVDACKHMWPGDLEAVSGRLKNLSTRWFPNGSRPFIYQEVIDLGNEPISSSQYFHLGRVTEFKYGAKLGTVFRKWHGEKLCYTRNWGEGWGFMPDGNALVFIDNHDNQRGHGAGGASIVTFWDSRLHKMAVGFMLAHPYGVTRVMSSFRWNRQVVNGKDQNDWIGPPSHSDGSTKSVPINPDQTCGDGWVCEHRWRQIKNMVIFRNVVNGQPHSNWWDNQSNQVAFGRGNRGFIVFNNDDWDLDVTLNTGMPGGTYCDVISGQKEGGRCTGKQIQVGGDGHAHFRISNTEEDPFVAIHAESKL; encoded by the exons ATGAAGCTGTTCATTCTGGTGGCTCTTTTCGGGCTCGGCCTGGCCCAACACAACCCCCACATCAGGCACGGAAGGACATCCATCGTCCACCTGTTTGAGTGGCGCTGGGCCGACATCGCTGCCGAATGTGAGCGCTTCCTGGGCCCCAATGGCTTTGGAGGAGTTCAG ATCTCTCCTCCAAACGAGCACATTATTCTGGACAGTCCCTGGAGGCCTTGGTGGCAGCGATACCAGCCCATCAGCTACAACCTGTGCTCCAGATCTGGCAGCGAGGACGAGCTGAGAGACATGATCACCAGATGCAACAACGTCGGG GTCAACATCTACGTGGATGCGGTCATCAATCACATGTGTGGAAACACAGGCGGAGAGGGAACCCACTCTTCATGTGGAAGCTGGTTCAGCGCGAGCAGGAAGGACTTCCCAAGCGTCCCATATTCCCACTGGGACTTCAATGACAACAAGTGCAAGACTAGCAGTGGTGACATCGAAAACTATGCTGATGCTTATCAG GTACGTGACTGTCGTCTGGTTGGCCTGCTGGACCTCGCCCTGGAGAAGGATTACGTCAGGGGTAAGGTGGCCGATTTCATGAACAAGCTGATTGACATGGGCGTGGCAGGATTCAGAGTGGACGCCTGCAAGCACATGTGGCCCGGCGACTTGGAAGCCGTCTCTGGTCGCCTGAAAAATCTCAGCACCAGGTGGTTCCCCAACGGCTCCAGACCCTTCATCTACCAGGAG GTTATTGATCTGGGAAATGAGCCGATCTCATCGAGCCAGTACTTCCATCTGGGAAGGGTAACTGAATTCAAGTATGGTGCCAAACTGGGAACAGTCTTCAGAAAATGGCACGGCGAGAAGCTGTGTTACACCAg GAACTGGGGGGAGGGTTGGGGATTCATGCCTGACGGTAACGCTCTGGTTTTCATCgataaccatgacaaccagagAGGCCACGGTGCCGGTGGTGCGTCCATCGTTACCTTCTGGGACTCCAGGCTTCACAAGATGGCTGTTGGCTTCATGCTGGCCCACCCTTACGGAGTAACCAGAGTGATGTCTAGCTTCCGCTGGAACCGCCAGGTTGTGAACGGAAAG GATCAGAACGACTGGATTGGGCCCCCCAGCCATAGTGATGGATCCACCAAGTCTGTTCCCATTAATCCTGACCAGACTTGTGGAGATGGATGGGTGTGCGAGCACAGATGGCGCCAGATCAA GAACATGGTCATTTTCCGTAACGTGGTCAATGGACAGCCTCATTCCAACTGGTGGGACAACCAGAGCAACCAGGTTGCCTTTGGCCGTGGCAATCGTGGTTTCATTGTATTTAACAATGATGATTG GGACCTGGATGTGACCCTGAACACTGGCATGCCTGGTGGCACATACTGTGATGTCATTTCTGGCCAGAAGGAAGGGGGCAGGTGCACCGGGAAGCAGATCCAAGTAGGCGGGGATGGCCATGCTCACTTCAGGATCAGCAACACAGAGGAAGACCCTTTTGTTGCTATTCATGCTGAATCCAAACtgtaa